aaaaaaaaaaaaaaaaaaaaaaaaagtagtataTGTATTGAGATATGACTTTAAAATGATAATGAAAAAACCTAGAAAGACCTACAAAACACCCTTAAAGCTAAAAGCAAAAACAGTGTTGAAATCCCATAACAATTGTCTTGTCTGAGTCAAAATGTACCGATCATTGTCAAAgagattcattttatttttccttttaagccAAAAAGCAATCTTCGTACACATCTTTGAAAATCACTATTTGGCCTATCAGCAAATCTTCTTCGATATCTTCTTTCACCTTTTTCATTATTTGAACGACAtgggaaaataaaattaaaaaaaaaaaatcacccctattaattgagagagagatcagaaCAAGTGTTCAATTTACAATTCACattggatagaaattttttataaattactttgtagaaaatttcatacaacccgtATATAAAATTAACATATGTTTCTTGGCATAtgagaattacatgttttttttattaaaaaagcatgtaagaagcacgctatttaaataacatatgtttctcacatgccaaataacacatatcaatcttatatgtggattgtaggaaagtaggaaatttatgtccgtCACATCTCTAATAAATGaggttttccttctttttttttttttagggagcCTTtacatgtgatatatatattgttggaaataaataattatgtaCTCGTGATACAATACTGTCTGAATGTAATGTGCAGATTACAAATTCTGCATACTACTCTGAATAAGAAATTCTGTAACAGTGATGTAATCTTAATATGTTAAGATTACATATCTATTATCTTTATCTTATGgctttgttttatcttttatcttatGGGAATAGTATCTAAGTAATTGATTTATTGCAACTTTTGAAGGTTAGAAATGGCCTAATAAAAATGGTCACTAAAATCAAGTGAAATCATTTCCGCAAAAGCAATAAGATTAGGACGACACAAATAGTTTGTGAACGTACAATCATGGTAGACCCATCTGAACActacttaattttttatataaagttgccaagaaaaaaaaataaaaaaaattatcgaaACAGCGTACGAAACAAATGGTTTAAGATATACCTATGTGCGGTTGCCAGTCGTATTTGTTTAAATCTTTGAATTGCAGAATCAAAATTGTTCGACAATGAAATCTGTGTATTGGAAGGACACAGTTTTCAAGCCTGTTCTATTTTAACGTAATATATATCTTGATGGAAATCGCAGTCTGGTACCCTAATTAATCCTCAGTTAATAATTATCTTAATCGGCTTCCTTCAAAGCAGTAACTAGTAAATTAAAAAGCAGTAATGTTATATTcaagtcttttatttattttttaattttttttaatcttacaaatataacataaattttaaaCTCACCATTGAGATAAAtcaatattgaattaaaattcaattttaatttaaaaaaaaaatgtcacatTTAGGGATAAAAAGATTTCCTCATCTTTAAATAATTACCCAAAATTTGAACTTAAATAAATACATGATATAATATaaccagtatatatatatatggtatatgGTATGCGTATGTTATCTTATGTCTTATTTATTCGAAGAATTGGTCCAACGTACTCAAAAATTTACCATTCTTAACTATAATCAAAATTATAAATAccgaaaaaatttattttttaaaattatatttcgacggtttaaatttaaagaagctgagacaaaattaaaaatatttaaataaaatataaaatttgaatataaaaaacttatccaaacatatttttaaaaactaataaaaaataaataaagacaaaatGATACCCAAACATACCCTGTGAGAGTAACTTTATTCTATAGATTACTATAGAAACTATCCGCCGCAATAAAAATAGTATtaacttgaagaaaaaaataataataattttcactgCCAGTGTTCTATTGTAGTCTTTTTGGAAACATTGAAAcgatttatatatttttaagtgTTATTTATTGAGATATAATTTTTTGCCGCACCAAGATACAACTCTCAACTATCTTATTCATGCGATGAGGTGGTCCCTAACTAgctttacagttttttttttctaaaaaaaaaaataataataaaataaaagttgtcATATAAACAAATGTGATCAGAAATTGTGTTTTACATGGCAATATATCGTATCACCTTGCCTTATTTGCTATGATGTAATAATATCATATAATTTGATATAAATAAGACGCTCGCTATgtaacaatttcaaaaaaaaaaaaaattcgtgaTAAAACCTACAATGATTTCCTTTCGGTGTTTTTCAAGTGCTATGCTTTTCAATAGTTGAGCAAGATCACATTAATGTCATCTTGTGTGAATCAAGAACATATTTTAGTTCCCaattcaagaacatttttttactctataatttttagtttctaaaaattctgatgagatagatttttttttgttaaaatagtcaaattgatcaactctctagttgaacctaaatcctataaattctggcattctatctaggttgtagcaccaagtgataaaaagcatttaaatttcagtaattatgaatattgaaaaagatccactgcttattgtgctataaatctattattAAACTTGTTcctaaaagaaaagtgatgcatcttaggaggagtgtatcagatgagggtggctaggccctagaaaaataaggtttgagacttttgactgatataacattgattttctctcttgtttagaaaattcaattgcttcAAATCATATCAGATAACTTCATACCTTATAGAGAAAGCTTTCACATGCACAtgcattacatgagttgagtaatctatttaaaatttctatatgcagggaaatttgtttttattaaatatttaactctaaaattatatctttgcatatttttgaattgctattttaCTGTCGTATCAGttaattatacatgcgtgttcttaagctatatttagggaaaattattttttttttctgcaaattttcctccaatttcagattttcattgtggagcgtccgaacggattTGTTCTGGCATCTGGACGCGCACGATCTTGATGAGTGCTGACATGGCAGTAGCTGTTCgaacggttaagtgacacgttcGGACGGGTACCCTACAGGTTAAGAATCgtgtctctttctcttttgcgCTGCACAGCTCCTTGAttcttactttttctctttCGATTTTTGGCGATTTTGTGCGTTTTTCTCGTGATTTCTCTTGAGTTTTCGGCTTTCACgtcctttttttcattttatcatCTCCTTCCAAgtatttctttttgttccttttattttgttatcAGTTTTAATACTTTTGAAATATTAGgattatttattttggaataaTGTTGAGATAATGTGCATGAAATGTTGATATTGCTGGCTGGGGTTGGTTTAACATTATATGTGTTTTTGGATTGCTATTTTTccatatgtaatattttttggGTATCCAATTTATAGCCGTCATAATTCCGAAATTTTTTTGGGACTAATATAATCTAATTTCATTAGTGTTATCTTTTGCAACTATTTGGGTAAATTTTTGCAAAACCATGTCGGCTAGCAACTCCCAGCGCAGTGTTCGTCAGAGGACTGAGGAAGGTCTTGAGGCTACCAGGGCCAGGGTAGAAACCAGACCCGTGATTATTCAGAGAAATGTTGCCAGAGCCGATATTATGATTCCTCCTTTTGACTTCATCGATCGGTTAATCCAGGAGAACCATTGGGATTACTTGTACCACTACTCCGGTATTATCTATCCCAGGCTGGTCCAAAATTTCTATGGGTACTTGAAGGTCGTACAGGATGAGCAGAGCGGTCTCACATTGCAGACCACAGTCAGGGGAGTGACTTTTCAGAATTGATGCTGCACTCATTGGGTCTTTTATCGGGACTGATCCAGTTCCATTTAAGGGCATCCCTTTCCTAAATTCTGTGGATCCCCCTTCCCCATAAGAACTGCTCATTTTTTTGATCCTCAGCATCGAGCTCCGGACAGAGTCTCTCACTTAATCAGGATTGGCATATTTTCCTCTCTGCATCGTCTTCTTGCAAAAATTGTGGAACACAATTTATGGCCTATAGCTCGACAGAGTGAGCTAGTCCTCAAAAGAGCGAGATTTTTATATGCTTTGATGCAACGGATACCCTTCTGCCTTTGCAAGCACATTGTGCTTACTATGCTTGAGATGCATGATGAGCACCAAACAAGTCTTCCCTTTACGTGATTAGTCACGAAGATTTGCATGCAGGTTGTACTTGACATTCCAGCTATAGAGCCATAGGAGAAAAATCAAGGATACCCTTGAGAAGCATACAGTGATGAAATCTAATACTCAGTTGCATATTGAGGATCAACAGGAAGCAGCATCTCCTCTAGCTCAGGATGGTCTTGTTGCAGCTTCCTCCTCCCAGACTACTCCACCACCTCCTGCCACTTATGTTATGCTCTCCCACATTCTTGACACTATGCTTTCCATTTAGCGAGAGGTCATCAATATGAGTATCTGCGTTGAGCAGAATCATATTAACATGATACGCTGCCTCAAAAAATTGGATCCTGAGGATGGTAATGAGGATGACTAAGTGCTTTgatcacctttttttcttttttctttttctctctctctctctctctctctctctctctctctctctctctctctctctctctctctctctctctctctctctctctctctctctctctctctttgcttaTCTTGTGCTATTTTTTAGactatttacttttattcttgttCATGGatgtttgtaattttataactgtggtttttctatactctgtttaccctttgtcattttgagacaaaaagggggaataTTTTGGAccagaattgtatttttaaaccggcaaagtgatttttgtcccaaaatggccaaattgAGAGTTTGTGagtttgattggctacattctgttgacaaaatcactatcatataATGTTGCTATCGTAAACGGGGTCATCGTATTATTTAGAATCTCCAGTTTATcagagtttattttttaaagatagaAAGAGCCTTATTGTGACAAGTTCAGTGCCACAAGCATCAAGAAAGCAATTTCAGAAGTTCCAGAAAAATTCTGCGTAGTTGACAACTAAAAAAAGTCGGATATCTTGTTTCCGTCTAGACACCCtccagtgtctagaagattctgacaaGCTCAACGtggcatccgtccggatgtcagggcaacacgtccggacgctcttcaaagttcgagactattccagttttcctttgcagacataGATCGGGAAAGATAGCTTGCAACTGttcggactctagggcaacaccgtcaggatgcggccttaatatggatatgcgtgaagcgcgttatagAAAAGTGGCTCCACAGTTCACCATCTGGACCCTTTATGCTTCCGTCTagacgctgcctagagaaatctgAATCAGTAGCGATTTAGtttttctaagcctataaataaaggtttCTAGGCATCTAttttttacagaattcggtattgaattctctataacTTAAatatggtgtttagggagatattgtgaaaatctgctagctctctagctattGCAGGTGTGTTGttactttgttcgtgtgaagtctaacttagggaAGAGTTAtaagttaaaggaatccattgaagaccccttcaagtaggagacttggttggaaggcgttcacgttgggttacgtgtcagagtgtaAGATACGATCGTTGCATAAGGGTATATAAGTGTtcctgtcttgttactagctttgtcttctgaatagtaaaattcctgggtttagctaccccggagtggtttttcttttaattgagtttccacttcgtttacaaaatatttgtctcatttaaattccacacttatgatattttgttacacattgttcacacacacacactgtaaattataagtctctttatttttaacaaGAATTCAAGAGATAAGAGTTATAAGAACTCAAAATACAAGAATTACAagataataaattagatttattgttgttaatgtacaAGTATAGAGTCTTGCATACAATCAAAGAAATGTATAACTAAGAAAAATACTTTACCGTGTGGATTTAGGCTATAGATCAAACCACTTGAAATctctgtttctctttcttttctcatttctttcctAAATTATATGTTCTTTACATGCCAAAGACAAACCCAACCTCATATGTAAGCCTTCGTAGTAGGGATGAAAATGTGGATGcagttattagcaatatccgcATTCGCTGCATCAGCATTATATAATTACTATGCATACACAcggttattgcggttattatctgCTATCTGCTTATGAGGTAATGGACATTTTGGATTACCATCTAAATTTATatgcaaaattaaataatgcagttattactatatgcaagtttaaataaattaagatttaacttgttacacaatttGCGATTATCGGTCATAAAGAGTCATTGTCTCATAGTAATTGGgatttggatgaaaaaaaaaaaaaaaaaaaaaaaaaaaaaaaaaaaaaaaaaaaaaaagagtaaatgtAATGAAGTATGACTTTAAAATGATAAtgaaaaaacctaacataacctaaatgTCCTAAACTTATCAAATCCAAAACGACgtaattttagtaaatttaattatacatataatatatattttatatatataagaaatacaGATGTGATTAATAATCGCactgtatatataaatattactttttactagtTGGATTCGcgtgtgcatatatatatatatatagcaaatgTAAAGCTGTTAGTATTTTCATCCCTACTCTTTAGGGAGCTACTAGAAAGAACTACAAAACACCCTTAAAGCTAAAAGCAAAAACAGTGTTGAAATCCCATAACAATTGTCTTGTCTGAGTAAAAAATGTACCGATCATTGTCAAAgagattcattttatttttccttttaagccAAAAAGCAATCTTCGTACACATCTTTGAAAATCACTATTTGGCCTATCAGCAAATCTTCTTCGATATCTTTAAGAATCCCAAAAAGTTCGTTTGCCTATATTCTTTGACCTTTTTCATTATTTGAACGacatagaaaaaataaaataaaataaaaatttaccacaattaattgagagagagagatcagaacAAGTGTTCTATCTAAAATTCAcatctctaacaattttttttttttttttttttttttttttttttagggagcCTTCATATGTGGTGCCCATTTTagcatgaaaataaatatatatatatattgttggaaataaatatgtgaaattacagaaattgaaaaaggtaaaaaataaaaacggtatgaaattcattgaaatttatgaCAGTAAGACAAATATTAATATGTTTCTTAAACAAATAGTGTCTCTCACTTAAACGATAAGTTTTACAAAAAAGAATACAACAATTCTGTCTTCATGATACAATACTGCCTGAATGTAGTGTGCAAATTGTAAATTCTGAATACTActctaaataaatatatatatatatatatatatatatatatatatatatatatatatatatatatatatgtaatagcaaagaaaaagaagagaagaaggaaaaagattaataaaaaaatgctggaaaaaatatctttttatataaattgCCGAAAACAGTTTAAAGCAGTATTACTGTTAGAAAAGTAGTTGTACACATCAGAAAAATACACAAGTAAACGGTAAACTCATGTGTGACGATGCGCACATACTAAGTGCGTATAAAGCTACTAAGCGTGTGTGCAACAACTAACACAACTAGCATGTGTACTCAAAATCCTATATAGTATAATAGTGaaataaatgcttataaaacatataaaaaaaaaaactcataacttTTCAATGTGGGATAAAGAGTAATTGAAAAAGTATaagaaaagttgaaatattcAAATCGAAAGGAAACTTaatttttcatgaaataattttcaacacacatatatattgaaatgctttaatctccctctctctttcccttcttttttttttaacctcctATTTTGAAGCGATTTACTAAATGTAAATATTCCTATATGCACCTTctccctcccctcccccttccccttatttttacctttcacaaaaaaatcaactcaaaacattcttaacattttttactttttatatcacatcaacaattttttattattatttaaataaaaaaattcactacaattcaaaatttttctaatttttcatataaattatctctactttatatcacatcaattattttttattcacattcaaaaatataattctcCTCTAAAAGGAAGGAAGGAGGATTACTAAACGGGCCGGGCCAAGGACGACACAAATAGTTTGTGAACGTACAATCACGGTAGACCCATCTGAacactaaattttttatataaagttgcccaaaataaaatatatatatatatatatatcgaaacAGACAAATGGTTTAAGATATACCTATGTGCGGTCGCTAGTCGTATTTGTTTAAGAAGCTGTTTGGTAAGTTGTGGaaaatggaatatttatttgaatagtagtaataaatgactgatgtgatatagaatttgagaatgttttatagaaaagtgaaaaaattttgttttgtagtgagtttttttatttgaataataataaaaaattattgatgtgatgtaaaaagtgtaaaaaagtttgaatgttttttatttgatttttttggaagaagtgaaaTGGGAATTGAAATTGTTTGGTTTGGTTACCAAACGGGTTCTTATCTTTGAATTGCAGAATCAAAATTGTTCGACAATGAAATCTGTGTATTGGAAGGACACAGTTTTTAAGCCTGTTCAACATTGGGAAAATTAAACCATTGGAAATCGCAGTCTGGCACCCTAATTAATCTGCAGTTATTAATTTATCTTAGGGtacgtttgggattgcgatttcgtagacaataagtacgattttaaaccaaatcgcagaacatagatcgtttgggaactgcgtttttaaaaattacgatttgaaaacgcagaaaatctgctttttcaaatcgcagataagatggtgcttttttgaaaacgcaggattttaaaggtaaattcacgattttaaaggctaaactgtgattttgccaaacgcttaactgcgtttttaaaaatcatttttttcaaatcgcacattttaaaatcgttattttaaatcgcactttttgaaatcgcaaacccaaacggacccttaatcgGCTTCCTTCAAAGTAGTCACTAGTAAATTAAAGAGcagtaatatttatattcaagtcttctaaatttttttttttaatttttttaatcttacaaatataacataaattttaaaCTCACCATTAAGAGAAATCACTattcaattccatttttttaaaaaaaaaaatgtcacatTTAGGGATAAAAAGACTTCCTCTTCTTTAAATAATTACCCAAAATTTGAACTTAAATAAATACATGATATAATATaaccagtatatatatatatatggtatatgGTATGCGGTATGCGTATGTTATCTTATATCTTATTTATTCCAAGAATTGGTCCAACGTACTcaaaaatttactatttttaactgtaatcaaaattataaatatcaaaaaaaattattttttaaaattatatttcgacggtttaaatttaagaaagttgaggcaaaattaaaaatatttagataaaatgtaaaatttgaatataaaaaacttactcaaacatatttttaaaaaataataaaaaataaacaaaaacaaaatggtaCCCAAACATACCCACAGTGAGAGTAAAACTTTATTCTGTATATTAGTAGAGAAACGAGAATTGATATAGAGGGACCCTCTCTCCCTTTTAATATtaacttgaatatatatatatatatatatattaataattttcaCCGCCAGAGTCCTGTTGCAGTCTCTTCTAAAAAATTGAAACGatttatatatgatttatatatttttgagtGTTATTTGCTGAGAAATGGTTTTTTATCACACCAACACCAAAACATAATTCTGGACTATTTTATCTTAACTAGCTTtagagtgtttttttaaaaaagtaataataataaaataaaaattatcccGTTAACTAAGGtagttagaaattatattttagtgCCATGTATAGTATTTCTTTGCCTTATTTGCTACGAGTATTATATAAAAGCATTCTTAATAActttatcaaattttattcactaaaataattaaaaattacttttttttattctgataagccactttattaaaattttcctaacagcctcaccattttaactagtcaatatttattattctatttaaataataattttttcatatttatttatttttttctctatataatctttttacaaaaaaatcattcatatccataaaataagaataaaataaagatattatcatgtaagagaaagaaaaagaaaatgagagaaaaaagaaaaaaaaatatgctaaTTATGTGAAAGagaggtgaaacaaaatttagtGAGTGgattgttgagtgaaaatgttatatctaatttggttagtaatttcagccatcaaattttttttggttaaaatagtgAAGGTACGGAGAGtaatttttcaagatttttctcaaattggctcatcaaaatagttaaaaaactattttgataaGACTACTGGAAAATATGATATAAATAAGACGCTCAGCTGTgtaacaatttcaaaaaacaaaataaaaaattcgtGATAAAACCTACAATAATTTCCTTTTGGTGTTTTTCAAGTGCTATGCTTTTCAATAGTTGAGCAAGCTAGATCACATTAATGTCATCATGTGTGAATCAAGAACATATTTTAGTTCCCAAATCACCAAATTAgctagaaggaaaaaagaaataataataaaataaaaaataaaaaatcaacaaaactcGATCGCTAAAATAGAAGGCAAATGTATTGAAATTAAAAGTAGCAAATACTCTTCCATTTAGCAAGGAAGTCATGGCTAGATGACACCCGACCAAATGGAAGAGAAATCTTATTTAAGCTTCAAAACCCAAATACATGCAAGGCCTGGCCTAGAGACAAACAAGTATGGCTTTTATTGGTTACTACTACTCGTGCACGATGGCATGTGGTCGATCGATCTGGTTGGTTGCAGAAGCGCTTAACAAAGTCTGGTGCAGAAACAACGGCGACGGAGTCCTTTGCAATCGCCGCCGGAGAAGCCTTCATTCCTGCAGACCAAAGCACAGTTGTGGTCACCCACGCATGGTCCCTTGAACTTGTGGCTCTGTGACTCGCAAACTCTTGCCTCACTTGGCATCACCATCTCTTCTGTATACACACAAACAAATATAAGCAAATTAAGAAAACCAAAtggacccaaaaaaaataaaaatatgtgtaaCATGTGTTCTTGtgttaagagagagagagagttacgaGAAGCCAAGACAATTATAAGCAGCAACAAGAAAAGCCCAAGCGATTTCCTGGCCATGGTTATAATCTTCTCTTTCACTGCAAATGCAACTAATTCTACAACAACTATAAATTGAAGCTGCTCAGATCAGATGGGCGTTTGGGTTTGTGTTCTGCCATATATgatacgatatatatatatatatatatatatatatatagaagaagtGGGAATGGCACGTACATTTCTTCTTGTAAGTGCGCCAGATAAAAGGTGAGGTGACGGTGATCGAGGATAAGTAACAATGACAAAGCTCTGTATCAATTATCAAAGTAAAGCATCTTTCACGTGTAACGAGGTATGGCTTTTTTTCCGTCGGTATGTAAggacaaacaaaaaaagttgACGCGctactctctctcactctctctcactctctctctttctcgtaAACCCTCTCTACACGCGCCGCAGCCGCGGCCGCCACTCCTTTTCATCTCACGCAGAAATCACTTTCATCACAGcacttttgtcttcttttttctagagttttcttttgttttttccccGGTTCTATCAGAACTTTCATATTCAGAtctgattttaaaaatattgatttgagTGCTTGTTTGTTTTATAGCATATTAGTAACTTGACAAAATTTTACtaatcaaaatagttaaattttttttttttttttttgtgagttattttttttaatgtacctgttaactttattattttaactatttattattactattttgtttaaataatatatttttattttattttttgtctatttaatcctttttttttttttgaatgtttgcaTTTTCTTAgtgatcatattttttaatatttttttagagtaatgttttttgcacaattttcaaatgaatagaatttgaatttaaaaaacctatccaaatatgtttttttttaaataattaaaaataaaatgctacccAAATATACCATTTCAATTCCACAAAACATATTGGAATATATGAACAATGAATTTATACGGCATTAGATGTcttattaagagagagagaaaaactttaaattaaaacaatgtAGAATGAAATAAAACCCTGggtgaggagaaaagaaaataaataaataaaaaataaaaaagcgaaGAGAGAGAATTgactaaatttttataattttttaataattttgtgaGGAAACAAtacttattattgttaatgAATACTGTTTACtcaccaaatttttatttatttattttaatgaagCTCCTAAGAATGCCCATTAATGGAACGAAAAGAGTTATGTTAAAATGAATTTTCATTAATTGATCCCTTCGCAATGTCAACTATAACTCTTACAACTTACTTCACTaacactattttttattaactttttcgCCTTCAAAAAAATCCTCATTACAAGACTAAAATATCATCACTAATAAGTATCCTCTAGGTGATAACCACGAAGACTATGATAAAGACTACCTAAGAGCATCTCCGGCAAGAGAGTTAAATTtctcaaaatagttaaatttggcTTATCATGACTACCTAAGAGCATCTTCGTAGGAGAGTTAAATTtctcaaaatagttaaatttaatttaactatttttacctctttttttttttctcaccagTAGATTAACTTCTTTAGCTTTTCTATCTTAACGGTAAACAGTGAATAAGCAATATTGTCTATTCATTGTTCATTgtctacatttttttattaatattttctc
The Alnus glutinosa chromosome 14, dhAlnGlut1.1, whole genome shotgun sequence genome window above contains:
- the LOC133858035 gene encoding defensin-like protein 1, with the protein product MARKSLGLFLLLLIIVLASQEMVMPSEARVCESQSHKFKGPCVGDHNCALVCRNEGFSGGDCKGLRRRCFCTRLC